One genomic region from Spirosoma sp. KCTC 42546 encodes:
- a CDS encoding polysaccharide deacetylase family protein: MKAFVEKIYRKIRYPLNDFICTVGGKDQLLRYVSGKRIMVYHGVDAVGLQDFNSRFISEYSFEQQIRYYKENFNIVPLKEYYESTLPTDRLTIALTFDDGYKNNYTRVLPILEKYQVPATFFVTAIREKGYDYLWTDFYDMLRFKARRLVFKGESYSQNQHRVFYSQKKADPLHLELRKLPFCEIEEFMQEMEAQLGLKMSDFPEDYYLQMTEGQIAAMAKSPYATIGSHTHTHADLTRRPLDEVIEEMRFSKQWLTRITNTEIDSFAFPYGLYNLDVVKAANELGYRRQLPGNLNCESDEQIPELQKRFGNNPFLSVNNQIWCLLNERYL, from the coding sequence ATGAAAGCATTCGTTGAAAAGATCTATCGAAAAATACGTTATCCGCTCAACGATTTTATTTGTACTGTTGGTGGGAAAGATCAGCTGTTGAGATATGTTTCTGGTAAACGTATTATGGTCTATCATGGGGTCGATGCTGTGGGCTTACAAGACTTTAATAGCCGATTTATTAGTGAGTATTCATTTGAGCAACAGATACGATATTATAAAGAAAATTTCAATATTGTACCATTAAAGGAGTATTATGAAAGTACACTTCCAACTGACCGACTGACTATTGCTTTAACCTTCGATGATGGCTACAAAAATAACTATACACGTGTTTTACCCATTTTAGAAAAATATCAAGTACCGGCCACCTTTTTTGTCACTGCCATCAGAGAGAAAGGCTACGATTATCTTTGGACGGACTTTTACGACATGTTGCGCTTTAAAGCCCGGCGCCTTGTGTTTAAAGGAGAAAGCTACAGCCAAAACCAACACAGGGTTTTTTATTCCCAAAAAAAAGCTGACCCGTTGCATCTTGAATTGAGGAAGCTTCCATTCTGTGAAATTGAAGAGTTTATGCAGGAAATGGAAGCTCAATTAGGCCTGAAAATGAGTGACTTTCCTGAGGATTATTATTTGCAAATGACGGAGGGGCAAATTGCTGCTATGGCAAAATCACCTTATGCAACCATTGGATCACATACGCATACTCACGCTGACTTAACCCGAAGGCCTCTTGACGAAGTCATTGAGGAGATGAGGTTTTCAAAGCAATGGCTAACGCGTATTACAAATACCGAAATTGATTCGTTTGCCTTTCCGTATGGACTTTATAACCTGGATGTGGTGAAAGCTGCAAACGAGCTGGGCTACCGCAGGCAGTTACCCGGAAATTTAAATTGTGAATCAGACGAGCAGATACCTGAATTACAAAAACGGTTCGGCAATAACCCATTTTTATCAGTAAATAACCAAATCTGGTGCCTACTGAATGAGCGCTACCTCTAA
- a CDS encoding glycosyltransferase family 2 protein, with the protein MFSIITITYNRKDLLKITINSVLAQSYSDFEFIIIDDGSTDGTRQMVTEFIDSRVSYYYVNHIGWLSKIRNIGLAKSTRSIICLLDSDDYWHVNYLQELSSIYANKQINSVISNALVFNNTTEKTLFYASELLLGPGYILTYRLKNHSPLIYPSCFSFLKKPNLRFNENLKWGDNDLILRILALGSTYISKSELVFIRKHDKNMSNNKTKDSLFIQAYTEEFITLNYLKDNKFISGYLYRETYSTYLYKQGNNFLEIGLKSDAWLAYLKSFILFPLRLKPFFKLFLIHRYV; encoded by the coding sequence ATGTTTAGTATAATTACAATAACATATAACAGAAAAGACCTTCTGAAAATTACGATCAATTCCGTATTAGCGCAATCCTACAGTGATTTTGAATTTATTATTATCGATGACGGATCGACCGATGGCACCCGGCAAATGGTTACTGAGTTTATCGACTCCAGAGTTAGCTATTATTATGTGAATCACATTGGCTGGCTCTCTAAAATCAGAAACATTGGTCTAGCTAAATCGACTAGAAGTATCATTTGTTTACTAGACTCCGATGACTATTGGCATGTTAATTATCTTCAGGAATTAAGCAGTATTTACGCCAATAAGCAGATAAATTCTGTTATTTCAAATGCGTTAGTCTTTAACAATACTACAGAAAAAACTTTATTTTATGCTTCAGAATTACTATTAGGCCCGGGGTATATTTTAACGTATAGATTAAAAAATCACTCTCCCCTTATTTACCCAAGTTGCTTCTCATTTCTCAAAAAACCAAACCTGCGATTTAATGAAAATTTAAAATGGGGTGATAACGATCTAATTTTACGCATTTTAGCTCTTGGAAGCACTTACATAAGCAAATCAGAGCTGGTTTTCATTCGAAAACATGACAAAAATATGAGTAATAATAAAACTAAGGATTCGCTATTTATACAGGCGTATACTGAAGAGTTTATTACACTTAATTATTTAAAAGACAATAAATTTATTAGTGGATATTTGTACAGAGAGACTTATTCAACTTACCTGTATAAACAAGGAAATAATTTTCTAGAAATTGGCCTCAAATCCGATGCGTGGTTAGCTTATTTGAAATCATTTATACTGTTTCCTCTAAGGCTAAAACCATTTTTCAAGCTCTTCTTAATCCACCGATATGTTTAG
- a CDS encoding UTP--glucose-1-phosphate uridylyltransferase: MNVLIETITSPDPAIRNRSFFELSRNLSTQNLLKALRELDEFRKSTPSLYDKVRSILFLYAGFRFFLMEASETPTIGKIPYAGFEDLLSRRFEQAIATFLQDLDKHGPNATLFSALADSYHQLSFQTLADQVRKSVRSSKGNQWMFRVGHQDEHPIRLHAKLLQRSENSLFYPILHEQTSVRMDLTHSGWSDIFFLGMDYPEGARVINTSIDLGVFGRDKDIRPPLHCYVRVISEPVLRLTSVDLNTTKDIHDLADLFNFGNDYLSLVKAGVIASGLIPPSFEGTNQSLAEILTRIVAPGMGIELVTKVNDIPKGSRFAVSTNLLGSIISLLMRATGQTRHLEGGLDESERRLVASRAILGEWIGGSGGGWQDSGGVWPGIKAIQGTFAQEGDPEYGISRGTLLPRHRVLQGDDVHPEIQDKIMNSLVLMHGGMASNVGPILEMVSEKYLLRGDNEWAARQQTNQIFDTILDAIKEGDIKKLGANTARNWEGPIKTIIPWASTYFTEQIIAKAKKQFGSDYYGFLMLGGMSGGGMGMFVNPARYEDYKMQVLDILLKTKRELSDSLPFAMEPVVYNWSINPKGTWATLHEGNEALMPEQYYGIHVSELVRKDPTTIPYVRRAEIDYFTTYCEKNNLAYPLLRTIISNLFNVSDPTSQSNRGVENEKADRIKKQNGFDYIQHEEIREELQKGRIGLARNRLLAETTIDDVQPRDIAQLEALGSLTSVGEEAIRAGKVAVMNLAAGVGSRWTKGAGVIKAINPFVEIEGVHRSFLEIHMAKTRKLAEKYGATIPHIVATSYLTHEPIRKKLEQTGNFGYQGPTYLSPGRSIGQRFVPMERDLRFLWEEMPQEALDENKQKVRDAVRQSMISWAKSKGEGTDYVDNIAAQRFSPLGHWYEVSNLLRNGTLARLLIEHPQVETIILNNIDTLGADIDPAAFGYHLESGNALTFEVVPRRIEDRGGGLARVNGQLRLLEGLAQPREEDELNLSYYNTNTTWIQIDLLLQLFGLTRADLQTGDEAQLAKAVRSVAHRIPTYVTIKDVKYRWGHGQEDIYPVAQIEKLWSDMSALPDVKCGYIEVPRYRGQQMKDPAQLDSWVTDGSKAYVASLGTFVPSDVNQ, translated from the coding sequence ATGAATGTTCTTATAGAAACAATTACTTCTCCTGACCCTGCTATACGTAATCGATCCTTTTTTGAATTAAGCCGAAATTTATCTACTCAAAACCTATTAAAAGCACTGCGTGAACTGGATGAATTCAGAAAGTCTACGCCGAGTTTATACGATAAAGTTAGATCTATTCTCTTCTTGTACGCCGGTTTTCGCTTTTTCCTGATGGAAGCCAGTGAAACACCAACTATTGGCAAAATTCCCTATGCAGGCTTTGAGGATCTATTATCTCGCCGATTTGAGCAAGCTATTGCAACGTTCCTTCAGGATTTAGATAAACATGGCCCCAATGCTACCTTGTTCAGTGCATTGGCCGATAGTTACCACCAGTTATCGTTCCAGACGCTGGCCGATCAGGTACGGAAAAGCGTTCGTTCCAGTAAAGGCAATCAGTGGATGTTTCGGGTAGGGCATCAGGACGAACACCCCATTCGGTTGCACGCAAAACTGCTACAGCGTTCAGAGAACTCCCTTTTCTACCCAATTCTGCATGAGCAAACATCCGTCCGGATGGACTTAACGCACAGCGGCTGGTCTGATATCTTCTTTCTGGGGATGGATTATCCCGAAGGTGCACGCGTCATTAATACATCCATCGACCTGGGCGTGTTTGGTCGCGACAAGGATATTCGCCCGCCGTTGCATTGTTATGTGCGGGTTATTTCAGAGCCGGTATTGCGCCTGACCAGTGTTGACTTAAATACGACCAAAGATATTCATGACCTTGCCGATCTGTTCAATTTCGGTAATGATTACCTGAGTCTGGTGAAAGCCGGGGTTATTGCCTCCGGACTAATTCCTCCATCGTTTGAGGGAACCAACCAATCCTTAGCGGAAATTCTGACCCGTATTGTGGCTCCCGGAATGGGAATTGAACTTGTCACAAAAGTAAATGACATTCCCAAGGGTTCCCGCTTCGCCGTTTCTACCAACCTGTTAGGGTCAATCATTAGTTTGCTGATGCGTGCTACGGGACAAACCCGACACCTAGAAGGTGGGCTTGATGAAAGTGAACGACGGTTGGTTGCCTCACGGGCTATTCTGGGCGAGTGGATTGGAGGCTCTGGCGGTGGCTGGCAGGATTCTGGTGGGGTTTGGCCAGGAATCAAGGCCATTCAGGGTACGTTTGCGCAGGAAGGCGATCCTGAATACGGTATTAGCCGGGGGACTTTATTGCCGCGTCACCGCGTACTACAGGGCGATGATGTGCATCCCGAGATTCAGGATAAAATTATGAATTCGCTGGTGCTTATGCATGGCGGTATGGCCTCCAACGTTGGCCCGATCCTGGAAATGGTATCCGAAAAATACCTGCTCCGGGGTGATAACGAATGGGCTGCGCGCCAGCAAACGAATCAGATCTTCGATACGATTCTGGATGCTATTAAGGAAGGAGATATTAAAAAGCTCGGTGCCAATACGGCCCGAAACTGGGAAGGGCCCATTAAAACGATCATTCCCTGGGCCTCAACCTATTTTACCGAACAGATTATTGCCAAAGCTAAAAAGCAGTTTGGATCCGATTACTATGGTTTCCTGATGCTCGGCGGAATGTCGGGCGGAGGAATGGGGATGTTTGTTAACCCTGCCAGGTATGAAGACTACAAAATGCAGGTGCTGGACATTCTTCTAAAGACCAAACGGGAGTTATCGGACTCACTTCCGTTTGCCATGGAGCCAGTAGTGTATAACTGGAGTATCAACCCGAAAGGTACTTGGGCCACACTGCACGAGGGAAACGAAGCACTGATGCCAGAGCAATATTACGGCATCCATGTATCGGAACTGGTGAGGAAAGATCCGACCACGATTCCGTATGTCCGCCGGGCGGAAATAGATTACTTCACCACCTACTGCGAAAAAAATAACCTGGCGTATCCATTATTGCGAACCATCATTAGCAATCTGTTCAACGTTTCGGACCCCACATCACAGAGTAATCGGGGTGTTGAAAATGAAAAAGCGGATCGGATTAAGAAACAAAACGGGTTTGATTACATTCAGCACGAAGAAATTCGGGAAGAACTGCAAAAAGGCCGGATAGGATTAGCCCGTAACCGGTTGCTGGCCGAAACAACGATTGACGATGTTCAGCCGAGAGATATTGCTCAACTGGAAGCGTTAGGGTCGTTAACCAGCGTTGGGGAAGAGGCCATTCGGGCTGGTAAAGTTGCAGTTATGAATCTGGCGGCTGGTGTAGGCAGCCGATGGACCAAAGGGGCTGGGGTCATCAAAGCGATTAACCCCTTTGTCGAGATAGAGGGTGTACATCGGAGCTTTCTGGAAATACACATGGCTAAAACGCGGAAACTGGCCGAAAAATACGGTGCTACCATTCCGCACATTGTGGCCACCAGCTATCTGACGCACGAACCCATTCGAAAAAAACTGGAGCAAACGGGTAATTTCGGATACCAGGGTCCAACCTACCTGTCACCTGGTCGTTCCATTGGGCAGCGGTTTGTACCCATGGAGCGGGATCTGCGATTTTTATGGGAAGAGATGCCGCAGGAAGCGCTCGATGAAAATAAACAAAAAGTTCGGGATGCTGTGCGCCAGTCGATGATCAGTTGGGCTAAATCAAAAGGAGAGGGCACCGATTATGTCGATAATATTGCCGCCCAACGGTTTTCGCCATTAGGTCACTGGTATGAGGTGTCAAATTTGTTGCGTAACGGAACCCTGGCCCGACTACTTATCGAGCACCCGCAGGTGGAAACCATTATACTGAATAATATTGATACGCTCGGAGCCGACATCGATCCGGCTGCTTTTGGGTATCATCTCGAATCGGGCAATGCGCTTACGTTTGAGGTTGTTCCCCGCCGTATTGAAGATCGTGGGGGTGGATTGGCTCGGGTTAATGGGCAGCTCCGTCTGTTAGAAGGGTTAGCGCAACCCCGAGAGGAGGATGAATTAAATCTGAGCTATTACAATACGAATACAACCTGGATTCAGATCGACTTACTCCTTCAACTATTTGGCCTGACGCGCGCCGATTTGCAAACCGGAGATGAGGCTCAACTGGCCAAAGCGGTACGAAGTGTAGCGCATCGGATTCCGACCTACGTGACTATAAAAGATGTAAAATATCGCTGGGGACACGGGCAGGAAGATATTTACCCAGTTGCACAAATTGAAAAACTGTGGAGCGATATGTCGGCGCTACCGGATGTCAAGTGTGGCTACATTGAGGTTCCCCGATACCGTGGGCAGCAGATGAAAGACCCCGCGCAGTTAGATTCCTGGGTTACCGATGGCAGTAAAGCGTATGTAGCGTCGTTGGGTACGTTTGTTCCGTCGGATGTAAACCAGTAA
- a CDS encoding UTP--glucose-1-phosphate uridylyltransferase, producing the protein MKVRKAVITAAARGERLYPVADTIQKAMLPVIDIDGLHKPVIQAIAEEAFLSGIEEICVVCAPGDDERYINAFTSLRDNLVKSFKSVDWAKEEADKIDNLISRVQFTEQKEPLGYGHAVYCAKEFVDNEPFLLLLGDYLYVSNSTSKRCAAQLIELATQENCSVSAVNPTIEHQIGRYGTLTGKHVPNQIGVYQIEKLIEKPSLSLAELELLTPGLRVGYYLCFFGMHVLTPTVFDILEKHIALGSTNTPLTPTLQELADTEKYLALEVKGNRYDLSGRQGLLRAQIALGLAGVAHDETLTTMVELLAETNARKTQLVQ; encoded by the coding sequence ATGAAAGTAAGAAAAGCAGTTATTACCGCAGCCGCTCGCGGAGAACGTTTGTATCCAGTAGCTGATACGATACAGAAGGCTATGTTACCGGTTATTGATATCGATGGTTTGCACAAACCAGTTATTCAGGCAATTGCCGAAGAAGCTTTTCTGAGCGGCATTGAGGAAATCTGCGTTGTTTGTGCGCCAGGTGATGATGAGCGATACATCAATGCCTTCACATCCTTACGCGACAATTTAGTTAAGTCATTTAAAAGTGTTGACTGGGCCAAAGAAGAAGCCGATAAAATTGATAATCTGATTAGCCGGGTTCAGTTTACTGAACAAAAAGAGCCCCTTGGCTATGGTCACGCCGTTTATTGTGCCAAAGAATTTGTTGATAATGAGCCTTTTCTATTGCTCTTAGGGGATTACCTGTATGTCTCGAACAGTACCAGCAAACGGTGTGCTGCCCAGCTAATTGAGCTGGCTACCCAGGAAAACTGTTCAGTATCGGCCGTTAACCCTACCATTGAGCATCAAATAGGTCGATATGGTACCTTAACGGGCAAACATGTGCCAAATCAGATAGGCGTTTATCAAATTGAAAAGCTAATTGAAAAACCATCCTTGAGCCTGGCGGAGCTTGAATTACTAACCCCTGGTTTACGAGTTGGCTATTATCTCTGTTTCTTTGGGATGCATGTGCTTACGCCTACCGTTTTTGACATTCTTGAGAAACACATAGCCCTGGGCTCAACAAATACCCCCCTTACGCCCACCTTACAGGAGTTGGCTGATACGGAGAAGTACCTTGCCCTGGAAGTGAAAGGGAACCGGTATGATTTAAGCGGACGGCAAGGTCTTTTACGGGCTCAAATAGCCCTGGGACTGGCAGGGGTAGCCCACGATGAAACACTAACAACCATGGTAGAACTCCTGGCCGAAACCAATGCGCGAAAAACCCAGCTCGTTCAGTAG
- a CDS encoding RNA polymerase sigma factor, whose product MNATSQTETSFVLALQTHRSSDFSLLYNAYAPALYGVLLRLVNDPARAEDLLQDAFVKIWSNSHQYDPKQGRLFTWLLTITRNIAMDELRARKVQVKAASYLYEQSEQTTVANVPEGPVHGSLLNHLAPKYRAVVELMYYRDYTSQEAADQLKIPVGTVKTRIRTALQQLKVHFNQDIHHYLSWYRA is encoded by the coding sequence ATGAACGCTACTTCACAAACCGAAACAAGTTTTGTACTTGCCTTACAAACACATCGTTCGTCTGACTTTTCCCTGCTATATAATGCCTATGCACCAGCCCTGTATGGGGTTCTTCTTCGCCTGGTCAATGATCCGGCTCGGGCTGAGGATCTTCTTCAGGATGCGTTTGTAAAAATATGGTCGAACAGTCATCAGTATGACCCTAAACAAGGTCGTTTGTTTACCTGGTTATTAACTATTACCCGGAACATAGCGATGGATGAATTAAGGGCAAGGAAGGTTCAGGTTAAGGCTGCTTCCTATCTCTACGAGCAATCGGAACAAACAACTGTAGCAAATGTTCCTGAGGGACCAGTTCATGGATCACTTCTGAATCATCTGGCCCCTAAATATCGGGCTGTCGTTGAGTTAATGTACTATCGGGACTACACGAGCCAGGAAGCCGCTGACCAACTAAAAATTCCTGTTGGAACCGTTAAAACGCGTATAAGAACCGCATTACAACAATTAAAAGTACACTTTAACCAGGATATCCATCATTACCTATCCTGGTATCGCGCTTAA
- a CDS encoding APC family permease, with product MTPPPTSSTPLRRGISRFDFIALIINITIGAGILGLPAKIYALIGTWSLLAYGVSAAVVTLIILCFAEVSSRFSGTGGPYLYTRVAFGPLVGFEVGWLFWLSRMAAFASICNLFVSYAALFRPQLGEGWERTGLMTVLVVGLATINYIGVKQSARVNTLFTISKLLAIGLFAIGGLFFLDTNAFTFPQLPTYTPFSQAVLLLIFTFSGFDVAAIPSGEVQQPQRTIPLSLLVSIGTVAVLFMAVQIVCIGTLPDLAHSERPLADAAGQFIGPKGARLITIVALVTALGTLHALMLTGPRLLFAMAEQQQLPNWLATTHPRFRTPYVAILLTASLQLLLAVTGTFLYALTLSTLIRLSYYALTCAALPLLRRRTDVPMAQFQIAGGVVIAGLAALLCGWLLSNSSGREARDAAIAAAVGLTIFAANKRFRIKKLK from the coding sequence TTGACTCCTCCGCCTACTTCATCAACTCCCCTTCGGCGTGGTATTAGTCGTTTTGACTTTATCGCGCTCATCATCAACATCACGATTGGCGCGGGTATTCTGGGACTGCCAGCAAAGATATACGCGTTGATCGGCACCTGGAGTTTGCTGGCCTACGGGGTTAGTGCGGCTGTAGTAACGCTCATTATACTCTGTTTTGCAGAAGTGAGTAGCCGCTTTAGCGGAACAGGTGGGCCTTATCTGTATACACGCGTAGCCTTCGGTCCCTTAGTTGGCTTTGAGGTTGGCTGGTTGTTCTGGCTGTCACGCATGGCTGCATTTGCCTCCATTTGCAACCTTTTTGTTAGCTACGCAGCCCTCTTCCGGCCCCAGTTGGGAGAGGGATGGGAGCGCACCGGTCTGATGACGGTATTGGTTGTTGGTCTGGCTACCATCAACTACATCGGCGTAAAGCAGTCGGCGCGGGTAAATACCCTGTTTACAATCAGCAAATTGCTGGCCATTGGCTTATTTGCCATCGGGGGCTTGTTCTTTTTGGATACAAACGCGTTTACATTCCCTCAACTCCCTACTTATACACCTTTTTCACAGGCTGTACTCCTACTGATTTTCACGTTCTCCGGCTTCGACGTGGCGGCTATTCCATCCGGCGAAGTGCAACAGCCGCAACGAACCATCCCGCTTTCCCTGCTGGTATCTATTGGGACAGTAGCTGTGCTATTCATGGCGGTCCAGATCGTCTGCATCGGAACATTACCTGATTTAGCCCATTCTGAGCGGCCCCTGGCAGATGCCGCCGGACAGTTCATTGGTCCAAAGGGGGCCCGGCTGATCACCATCGTGGCCTTAGTTACGGCACTGGGCACCCTCCATGCCCTGATGCTGACTGGCCCCCGACTCCTGTTTGCGATGGCGGAACAACAGCAGCTACCCAACTGGTTAGCAACCACTCACCCCCGTTTCCGAACACCTTACGTAGCTATTTTACTGACGGCCTCTCTCCAGCTCCTGCTAGCCGTTACGGGCACGTTTCTCTATGCTCTCACACTCAGCACCCTTATCCGCCTTTCTTATTATGCGCTAACCTGTGCAGCTCTACCGTTACTTCGCCGACGGACTGATGTACCCATGGCGCAATTCCAGATAGCGGGTGGAGTGGTGATCGCAGGGCTGGCCGCGTTGCTTTGCGGTTGGTTGCTGAGTAACAGTTCAGGACGCGAAGCGCGAGACGCAGCGATTGCCGCTGCGGTGGGTTTGACTATTTTCGCGGCTAACAAACGGTTCAGGATCAAGAAACTAAAATGA
- a CDS encoding LLM class flavin-dependent oxidoreductase produces the protein MLHQPIASVPARTTERVCEVAWFSDLCGEDTEFISIRDPARSTFSHCRDIALTAERLGFSNLLLPTSYMTGQEVIPFAAGVAPDLHRINLLTAIRCGEMHPPTLARTLASLDQMLAGRLTINIINSDLPGYREDADFRYQRCAETIQILKQAWSSDRIEHDGPVYGKISLATDPVKPYQQNGGPLLYFGGTSDGARGVCARYCDVFLMWPETEELLYANMQDVSERAARYGRQVDFGLRIHLIVRETEAEARAWSRHIMSKFDPVRGAAMKNASQSSWSLGVRRQNELREGADTDGFVEPLLWTDIGKARSGAGGALVGSADQIVEKINRYIDMGIRAFIFSGYPLIEEAEWFARLVLPRLPNTSLSRLQGRTPVRPETHEPS, from the coding sequence ATGCTTCATCAACCTATTGCCTCTGTACCTGCCCGAACAACCGAACGTGTTTGTGAAGTTGCCTGGTTTTCCGATCTCTGTGGTGAAGACACCGAATTTATAAGCATTCGCGATCCTGCCCGTAGCACATTTTCGCACTGCCGCGACATTGCCCTAACCGCCGAACGACTAGGCTTCAGCAATCTTCTCCTGCCAACCTCCTACATGACGGGGCAGGAAGTAATTCCCTTTGCAGCAGGTGTTGCTCCGGATCTTCACCGGATTAATCTTCTCACGGCTATTCGTTGCGGAGAGATGCACCCACCTACGCTTGCCCGGACACTGGCCTCTCTTGACCAGATGCTCGCAGGTCGGCTAACGATCAACATTATCAATTCCGATTTGCCTGGCTATCGGGAAGATGCTGATTTTCGGTACCAGCGTTGTGCCGAAACGATTCAGATTCTGAAACAGGCCTGGTCGTCTGATCGCATCGAACACGACGGACCAGTCTATGGCAAAATTTCCTTAGCAACTGACCCAGTCAAACCCTACCAGCAAAACGGTGGCCCGCTGCTATACTTTGGCGGAACATCGGATGGAGCACGGGGCGTTTGCGCCCGCTACTGCGATGTATTTCTGATGTGGCCCGAAACTGAAGAGCTACTATATGCCAACATGCAGGATGTTTCAGAACGGGCAGCTCGCTACGGTCGGCAAGTAGATTTTGGATTACGCATTCATCTTATCGTTCGCGAAACCGAGGCCGAAGCCCGCGCCTGGTCCCGGCACATCATGTCGAAGTTTGACCCCGTTCGCGGGGCCGCTATGAAAAACGCATCGCAGAGTTCCTGGTCGCTGGGGGTCCGGCGGCAAAACGAACTCCGTGAAGGAGCCGACACCGACGGATTTGTGGAACCACTCCTCTGGACCGACATTGGCAAAGCTCGTTCGGGAGCGGGTGGTGCTTTAGTGGGCAGTGCTGATCAGATCGTCGAAAAAATCAACCGCTATATAGATATGGGGATACGGGCCTTTATTTTCTCCGGCTATCCCCTCATCGAAGAAGCGGAGTGGTTTGCCCGCCTTGTTCTGCCTCGCTTACCCAATACATCCCTGTCGCGGTTACAGGGACGCACCCCGGTTAGGCCCGAAACTCATGAGCCGTCTTGA
- a CDS encoding uroporphyrinogen decarboxylase family protein, which translates to MKKKVSNSISRRDFIGASALAAASVGAMSTGFARSNALAKSKRDLMLQVLDKSGNPNYIPAGFFLHFPPEQRTGDAAIKAHLDYFRATGMDFVKIQFEQSYPKMAEVKTADDWAKIPVLTEEWFAPSLYIIKGLVKAAKSEALILPTMYSPYQMAKQAVPKETLLKHVQEDPEAVSRGMENVTLSVMNYVRAAVRAGVDGFYTCSQGGEASAVADRVLFNRVIKNYDMLIHKEVAQLTPFNILHVCDYEGAYAEFGPRFHDYPGQIVNVPLAAEGKPLSLTQAADLFKRPVMGGIDRHGVLSTGTPADVKKAVELVLKDAPTQVILGANCTVRTDIPIQNLQMAIKTAHEFRA; encoded by the coding sequence ATGAAAAAAAAGGTATCAAACTCAATCAGTCGGCGGGATTTTATTGGCGCTTCTGCATTGGCTGCGGCTTCCGTTGGGGCTATGTCAACAGGATTTGCCCGGTCAAACGCACTTGCCAAATCGAAGCGTGATTTGATGTTGCAGGTACTCGATAAGTCAGGTAACCCGAACTACATTCCGGCTGGCTTTTTCCTGCACTTCCCACCCGAACAGCGAACGGGCGATGCTGCCATCAAGGCTCATCTTGATTATTTCCGGGCTACGGGCATGGATTTCGTGAAGATCCAGTTTGAGCAAAGCTACCCGAAAATGGCCGAGGTGAAAACGGCAGATGACTGGGCAAAAATTCCGGTCCTTACCGAGGAGTGGTTTGCTCCCAGTTTATATATCATTAAAGGGTTGGTGAAGGCGGCAAAGTCGGAGGCATTGATCCTGCCAACGATGTATTCACCGTATCAAATGGCCAAACAGGCCGTACCCAAAGAGACATTACTGAAGCATGTGCAGGAAGATCCCGAAGCGGTAAGTCGAGGTATGGAAAATGTTACACTCTCGGTTATGAATTATGTACGGGCGGCTGTACGCGCTGGCGTGGATGGTTTCTACACTTGTTCGCAGGGCGGGGAAGCCAGTGCCGTGGCCGATCGTGTGCTGTTTAATCGGGTTATCAAGAACTACGATATGCTGATTCATAAAGAAGTAGCGCAGCTGACACCCTTCAATATCCTGCATGTTTGCGATTACGAGGGTGCCTACGCCGAATTTGGTCCCCGCTTTCACGACTACCCCGGCCAGATCGTGAATGTGCCGCTTGCCGCAGAAGGCAAACCCCTATCGCTCACGCAGGCGGCTGATCTATTTAAACGGCCGGTTATGGGCGGTATTGACCGGCATGGGGTGCTGTCGACTGGTACGCCAGCCGATGTTAAGAAAGCTGTGGAACTGGTCCTAAAGGATGCACCAACCCAGGTGATTCTGGGTGCCAATTGCACCGTACGTACGGATATCCCGATTCAGAATTTGCAAATGGCTATCAAGACGGCTCATGAGTTTCGGGCCTAA